CGCGTACATAGCCTGTCATCGTCATCCGCGAACGCGCCTCGGCGCGGCGCAGGTCGTCGGTGCGTTCGCTGTCGGGCTGGTTGTAGGCGAAGATGAGCTGATACGCCGCCGGCTCGGTAAAGGCGAAAGCGACATAGGCGTCGCCGATCGCGCGCGAGCGCTGCCACGGATCGTCCGCGCTGGCATAGGCCGCCTCGATCCGGTCCGAAAAGCGGTCGTGCGCGGCGGCGCGCGCGGCGGCCAGCAGTTCACCTTTGTTGGCGAAATAGCGGTAGAGCGAGGCGGCGGTCCAGCCCATCTCCGTGGCGATCGAACGCAACGAGGTGCCGTCGATGCCCCGCGTCGCGATCTGGCGCTCGGTCGTGCGCAGGATGCGTTCGCGCACCGCGCCCACCTGTTCCTCTGTCAGCGATACGGCCATGGCCCTTGCCATACTAAACGGCGTTTATTATGCAAACGCTAAACAGTGTTTAGCAATGATCCGGGAGGAAGGATTCCATGAACGCACCCGTCCGTTATCCGCACGTGTTCTCGGAACTGGCGATCGGCCCGCATCGGCTGAAGAACCGGATCATCATGGGGTCGATGCACACCGGCCTGGAAGACGTGCCGAATGCCGCCGAACGGCTCGCCGCCTATTTCGTCGATCGCGTGAAGGGTGGCGTCGGCATGATCATCACCGGCGGCATCGCGCCGCACGTTACGGGTGGCGTTGGCGCGAAACTATCCGAACCGTCCGAAGTGCCGCTGCACCGGCATGTTACCGATGCCGTCCACGCCGCTGATCCCGACGTGAAGATCTGCATGCAGATCCTCCACACCGGCCCGCTGGCCGGAACCCCGGATTGCGTCGCGCCATCGCCGGTAAAATCGCGCATCGGCGCCCATGTCCCGCGCGAACTCGACGAAGCGGGGATCGAGGAGATGATCGCCGCGTTCGCTAATTGCTCGAAGCTGGCCCAGGAAGCGGGCTACGACGGCGCCGAGATCATCGGGTCGGCGGGATACCTGATCTCCACCTTCCTCGTCGAAAAGACCAACCAGCGCACCGATCGCTGGGGCGGTTCGTGGGAAAACCGGATGCGCTTTCCGCTGGAAGTGGTGCGACGTGTGCGCGTGGCGGTTGGCCCGGACTTTCTGCTGATCTTCCGTATCTCCGCCATGGACATGCTGCAGGGCGGACTGGCGTGGGACGAGGTCGTCTCTCTGGCGAAGGCGCTGGAAGCCGAAGGCGTCGACGTCATCAGCACCCATTTCTGCTGGCATGAAAGTTTCGTGCCCACGATCGCCACGATGGTGCCGCGCGCGGCCTTCACGCAAGTGACCGGGCGGCTGCGCAAGGAACTGTCGATCCCGCTCATCACCAGCAACCGCATCAACATGCCCGATGTGGCGGAAGCCGTCCTTGCGCGGGGGGATGCCGATCTCGTTTCGATGGCCCGGCCAATGCTGGCCGATCCCGATCTGGTCAACAAGGCGCGCGAGGGGCGCGAGGACGAGATCAACACCTGCATCGGCTGCAACCAGGCCTGCCTCGACCATACCTTCACCCGCCAGCTGACCTCGTGCCTCGTCAACGCGCGCGCCTGTCGCGAAACCGAGATCGTGATGCGCCCGGCGCAAAAGTGCAAGCGGATCGCGGTGGTCGGCGCGGGGCCTGCTGGTCTCGCCTTCTCGACGCTCGCGGCGGAGCGCGGGCACGATGTCACGTTGTACGATGCGGCGGGTGAAATCGGCGGGCAGTTCAACCTCGCCAAGCGCATCCCCGGCAAGGAGGAGTTCCACGAAACTCTGCGCTATTTTCGCCGGATGATCGATGTGCACGGGGTCACGCTGAAACTGGGTACGCGCGTCGATGCCGCGATGCTGGCGGACGGCGGCTTCGACGAGATCGTGATCGCCACGGGCATCGCGCCGCGCCGCCCCGATCTGCCCGGCATCGATCATTCCAAGGTCGTGCGCTACATCGACGTGATCGCGGGCAGGGCACCGGTCGGCCGCAAGGTGGCGATCATGGGGGCGGGCGGCATCGGCTTCGATGTGGCGGAACTGATTACGCACCAGGGCACATCGGCCGCGCTCGATATCGATGTGTTCGCCCGCGAATGGGGCATTGATTTCCGCAATCATCCGCGCGGCGGGGTGACCGGGGTGGAGCCGGTCGTAGCGCGCAACGATCGCGAGGTCACGCTGATGCAGCGCAAGGCCACCACCGTGGGCAAGGGGCTGGGCCGCACCACGGGCTGGACCCATCGTCTTACGCTCCAGCGCCGGGGCGTGCGCATGGTGGGCGGCGTCGAATACCTGCATATCGACGATGCCGGGCTGCATACGCTGGTCGAAGGCCAGGCGGTGCTGTTCGATGTCGATACCGTCATCGTTTGCGCCGGCCAGGAACCGGCACGCGGATTGCACGATGACCTGGCGGCGGCAGGCATCCGCTCGCACCTAGTCGGCGGCGCCTTCGAAGCGGCGGAACTGGACGCCAAGCGCGCGATCCGGCAGGCGACCGAGCTGGCGATGGAGGTGTAAAGGCGGCTTGGCTGTTTTCCCCTTCCGGCGCTCTGGCACGAGGAGGGGAAATGGCTCCCTGAGTATCGGTCAAAGTGCATGGGCTAAGTTTCCGTTCTACAACTGAAATTTTGGCGGAGGTTGGTTCGGATACCCCCGCGCGCACCCCGGTTTTTCGGGGCGCGGCGGTGGAAAACTAATTTTCGGCGATGGGGCGAGAGGCCTTCCAGGCGTCGATATCGGACGCCAGCCAGGCGACCGACTTGCGGCCGATTCGGCGGGGACGGGGAAAGCTGCCTTCGTCCATCTGACGGTAGATCGAGGACCGGCTAAGGCCCGTCTGGCGCTCGACTTCGGGGCGGCGCAGCATGGTGTCGCTCAGCTGGGTCATGCGGCAATCCCCGGTGCCATGTGGGGTTGCATGTGCGCGCGCGGCTGGGCCTGGACGAGGCGGACCTTCCCGGCCTCGACGAGCTGCAGCTGTTCGGCGAAGGACTTGGGGCGCTGGCGTTCGGCGCGGTCGGCCTCGGCGCGCGATCGGCGCCATTTGGCCTTGGCCTCGTCCAGCGACATCGTCGCCAGCATCGCCCGGAACGCGAAGATCTGCTTGTTGCCGATCGGCGGCCAGTACGGATCGCGGTGCGTGGAGCGCACGCGGCCGGGGAGGATCGGCGGCGGCAATTCCTCTCCGCGGGCGGCCAGCTCGGCGCGCAGCGCGTCGCGCATTCGGTAAGCGGAGCAGGTGCCGATCGCGAGCATTGCGGCCGCACGGCGAACGGGCACGCGATCCCTCAGGAGAGCAACCAGCTGCTCGCGCTGTTCGGGCGCGATCTTGCGCGCGCTTTCCGCCTGGACGTGGCGGGCGCCGCTGGCGTCACACCCGGGCAGGACCTGGCCCCTGCGCTTCAGGCGCCGGATCAGGCGATTGCGGATCCGCGTGCACGACGTCTTCGAAACGCCGCTGCGCTCTGACACCTTCAACGTGCCCAGCCCCGACAGGAACAGTGCCTCGACCCGGGCAATCCGTTCGCGCGTCAGCTTGACCCCGGAATAAGCCTCGCCATTGCCGGGCAAGGGCGGTTCGGCCTTGCCACGCGCGCGCAGCTCGCGGTTGTAGCGGCGGCGCTGTTCGGCGACGCAGCTGGCGGAGACCCCGAGGCGAAGCTGGATGTCCACGCCCTTCAGGCCCTTTTTCAGGGCATAGCGCACGCGCTCCAGGCCGGCTGGCGTCAGCCTGCCGTGGGAATCGCGTTCGGCCGGCCGGTAGCCTTTGCGCGGGCAGAGGGCGATCAGCACCGCATTGCAAGCGCTCGCCTCTGCCACGCCGAAATGCGCGCCGATGCGCGCGAACGACCATCCCTGTTCCTCGCGCAGGCGGATCGCCTCCTCGAGGGCCGCGCCGCGCAGGCGTGGCTCGGGTGCATCCGCCACGATGGCCGTGCGCAGGCCGAGCTTGTTGGCCATGACGTAGATCGCGCTCCAGGACCGTTCGGGCAGCAGGTCCGCAACGCCATCAAGGCCGCCATCGGGATAGTGTTCGCGCAGGATGGCGATTTCCTGCGAGGTCCAGGGCGGCGCCTTGCGGTTGGTCATGCGTAGCTCCTTTCTTCGAGGGGAAGCGGGCCGGCGACGTGCCGGAAATCGATCACCAGGACGTGCGGATCGGCGGCCCAGCGGCGGTTCGGGCCGCCGGACAGTGTGAGGCCCGCGTCCCAAGCGGCGGCGAACTGTTCGCGGCTGGCATGGCCTTCGGCCTCGATCTCGGCGTCGGTGATGGCCTGCAGGCGTTCGGTGACGACGGTCGTGACGATCAGGTGATGCCGGTGCCAGACCTTGGGCAGCGATCGCGCGAAGCGGCGCGGGCCGAGACCGCCGGTCGCCCACTCGGGCAGATCGCGATCGTGGGCGAAGACCGGTGTGGCGCCCAGCTCGGCCGCGCGCGTCGGCGACACGTGATCATAATACCGCGGCAGATAGAACTGTTCGCGGATCCAAAGGCGATCCCCGGGCGCGATCGGGTAAATCGGTCCGTCGGATGGGCGGCGCAAGCGCTTGAGCGTGCCGGCGATCAGCGCGCCGATCGCGGGCGCGATGAGCGTGACGGGGCGGTCAGACATGGTAGGTGCGCTCCTTCCGCGCGGCGTCGCGCGCGGCGTTCAGGCGTTTGGCGTGTTCCGGATTGCCGCCCTGGTCGGGGTGCGCCGTGCGCATCTTCGCGCGCCAGGCGCGGTCAATCTCGTCCAGGCTGGCAGCGCGATCGACATCGAGGACGATCCACCAGGCGTCGTTCTGCGCCGCATCGGCGTCGGGTCGGTGGGGCAGGGCCTCGTATCCGGTGAACGCCATGGCGAGGTTGCCGACGCCCCAGCGCTCCATGCCGCGCATCGCCTCGATGTGCTTGGCGATCGCGCAGATGTTATCCGCCACGCGATTCCAGCGATCGCAGGCGAGGGCGATCGGCTTGCCGTTCAGCGTGAACCACAAGGCCGCGCCCGGATCGGCCGGATCCCGGTCTGTGCCGCGCGGGCGGCCGTCGAGGCGCAGCTCGACGTTGGTCGACAGGACGACGTCGTGCGCGTCGAGCTGGTCGAGCTCGAAATCGAGCCGCCCGAGCGCGACCTTGAAGGTGATGTCGCGCGTTTCGTGAAAACGGCCGTTGTAGACCTTCTGGTTGAAGCTGGCGCGGCGTCGCTCATTCGCCGGCGTGCGCGGGCGGCCGTGGGGCCAGTGCAGGGGAAAGCGGGCTGTCAAAGCGCGCGCGCCTTCTCGATCTCCGCCACCAACTCCGGCGCCGCCTCGCGGATCTGGTTAAAAGTCACCTGGACGAGCTGCTCGTAGAGTGCCGCTTCCCGCCCCGGCGCAGCGGCCAAGGCGACAGATATCTTGAGGGCGTTGATCATGAACTGCGCGGCGCCGGCGGTCATGATCATCATAGCCTCGTGCGGCGACGTTGATATCGCCATGACCGCCATGTGTCGCTTGAGTATGGTCGAGGCTTCGTTGGCCAGGTGGCGTGCCAGGTCATCGACGATCGGGCGTCGGGCATCGGTCATGGTCGGGTTCCTTGGTGTGAGGGCGTCCGGCTGGCGCGTGGCGTCGGCGATCGGCCGGGAAAGATGACCGGCAGCTGCAGTTGCGCGCCCATGCCGGGAAAGGCGCGATCGAGGCGGGCGCATTCGGCGCAGCGGCAGAGCATGGCCGGCATCACGCGGCGCACCGGTGCTTGAGCCGCTTCCAGATCCGCGCGCTCGCACCTGGCGCGACATCGCAGCCGAAGCGGCGCCGGCGGCGCTGGTGGCGCGCCCACACGCGGCGCTCGTCCCGCGACAGCCGGCGCCAGTGATGCTGGCAGATGTATTCGCTCGGCACGCGGCCGAAGCGTTTCAACGCCGCGCGGACACCGATCGAGCGCGGGCAGCTGCCAACGCAACAATGAATACGCGCCTCAGCCACGACGCGCCTTCCACATGGCGGCATGAGCGGGGCAGAGATCCTTGCCGGGCGCCGGCACATGGGTGCAGGTGGGGCACAGCGGTTTGTCGCACGTGCCGGAGCGGCGCGCGGGTACCTTCCAGTCGCACTCAAGCGTCGCGGGGTTGCCGCACTGGCACTTCCGGCGCGGCTGGCGCGGGCCGCAGACGATCGCGCGGCGTCCGCCGGGAAGCTCGACCACTTCACAGGCCATGGCGGGGCTCCGGAAAGGCGCTGTGTTCGACGCCATCGAGCAGGCGGCCGGCGCGCTTCTTGCCGATGCGAAACATGGTCATTGCGCCGGCGCCTTGTTCGAACGCCGGGCGTCGGAACATCGCCTCTCCGTCGAAGCGCTGGCCATCGCGGTGGAGGACGCACTGATCGACCTTGCAGCGCCGCCTAGCTTCGGGATCCCGCTCGGGCGCAGGCCAATAGCAGGCGTCGATCGTCTCGTCGGACATATGCGAGACCGGCGCCCATTCCCCCCATTGCTTGTGGAAGTAGGCTATGCCGTTCGACGCGCAAAAAGCGTTGGTTGCCTGAAACCAGGCGGGATGCGCCGGCCGCGCGTTCGGGCCGCTCTCGCCGCCGCCGATGATCTGGTCGACGAACTCCCAGCCCGACCAATCAACGGGGCCAAGCGCGGGCTCGTAACTGACGAAGCGCACCGCTGCCGGGACACTGCAGAAGTCCTCGCGGCGTTTGTCGGCGCGGGGCTGGTCCTCGACGCTGACACCCAGCCACACGTTGGGCAGGGGCCATTGCCAGCGATCGGGGAGGCGGCCGAAGGGGGCGGGGAGGGACTTGGCTGCCTCGAGAATGCGCTCGGGCGTGCCCGGCATCGCGAAGTAGCGGCGCATGCGGGCGGTGCGCTTGGTGAGCAGCATGTGGACGTGGTGCGGGGTGAGGGCCGCGACGGCGAGCTCGCGATCGACCCATTCATAGGGAACGCGCTCGAAGAACGGATCGCCATGGGCGTTCCAGAAGATCCGGCGCGGGCGGGACCAGCGCAGCGGCTTGACCAGCCATTCCTCGTTCAGCCGGATCGCGCCGGTCCAGACGTGGTGCGATGCCGGATCGTCGGCCTTGGCCGGGCGGGTGAGGCCGTTGACCGGATGGTTCGGGCGGCGGCGCTGGCCCGCGGTCGACGCAAAGCAGTTGGTGCAGCCGGGCGAGGCCGGCAGGCATCCGCTGATCGCGTTGATCGTGGCGTCGGCCCATTCGATCGCGGTGCCGTCAGCCATCGGTCCGCGTCTCGTATGCGCGGACAAGCGCTGCCATGTTGGGAAAGCATTTGCCGCGCGCCCATTCGATCATCGCCCGATATCCCGGATGACCGGCGGCCTTGTAGCGATCGACGCCCTCCCACCACGCCGCCTCGTTTTCCATTTCAAACAACGGACTGACGCAGTGTGGGCAACCCGGAATACCCCGGGGGTTAAAGGGACTTCCTGTTCCAGGAATATGCCCGATAGCGCCAATGCCGTCCCACCAGGTGCAGCGTGCGCCGTAGACGATCCGTTCGTCGGTGCGTGGAGATTGTGGCTTCACGCGCCGTCTCCCGCGATTTCATCACCGGCCCAGCTGTGCTGGTGAATTCGCTCTCGAAATTCGCCGGCCGAAACCATGCAATTGCTGAGGAAGGCAGGCGGCCAATCGGGCGCGGCGGGTTCGGGAAGGCCGACCGCCACGCTGGAGGGAAGATCGTATTCCGCCGTCGCGCGCCGGGACCATGCGGCCGCGGGCGTGCAGGGCGTGAACTGGTAGAGCGCGGCGCCGCTGAGAAAGAGCGGATCGAGCAGCCAGTCGCGGTAAAGCGGCTCGATCTGCAGCATCTTTGCGCCGAAGCGTTCGACCTCGGCGACCCGGCCGGCATAGGTGCGATGGCCGAGCGCCTCGACGATGGCGTAATCGCCATGGGGCAGGCTGGTTTCGGTGACGGGCTGGACCACGGTTTCAGACTCCCGCAAGGGCCAGCGCCACGCCCAGGCAGGCGGCGGCGCATAGCGCGAGGACGATGGAAAGGTCGGGAAAGCGGACGGCGAAGGCCCACAGCGTGTGCTTCATGCCGGCACTCCCGACAGGATCGGCGCGAGCATCATGGCGGCGATCGTAACGGCGCTGGCCAGGGCCGGCATGACCACGCACAGCGCGGCCATTTCGCGCCAGTCCTCGGCCGAGAGCGTGTGAACAAAGGCGGCGACCCCGCCCTGCCGCGCCAGGGATACGCGACAGGGCGGAGCGCCATTTCCGGACCGGGAAACAAAAACCCACCGCGATGGTATGGTGGACCGATCCGAAACGGGATGATGGGCCGGGGCTGGCGCGAGGCGCTCGCGGAGTTCCGACAGGAAGGCGGCGTCGGCGGCGATCGCGCTGTCCGCGCGCGGGGTAAGCTTGCGGAAGTGGTGCGCGGCAAACCAGCTGCCCGGAAAGCGGGCGAACTGTAGGTAGTAGCGCGCGCAAGCGTGCCCCTCGCCGACTTTCACCGCTGCGACGCGGTTGACTTCGTTCCCTTGCGGACCTGGTGATGGGCACCGTGTGAACTCATTGCACCAGGGGCCTTCGCCCACGCAGATGGCGTGGTCGCCCGGGTGCCAGTCGTCGCAGGGCGGGCGTTCCGCGCCGCTGGCGCTTTTGCCGGACCGGCGGCCGAACGAAAGGAAGCGGAGCCAGCCCATCAGCCCAGCCCCAGCGCGGCTTTGTAGGTTTCGAGGACCGCTTCCATCTCGCGCCGATCGTCGGGCTTCATCTTCCGAAGCCGGACGATCTGGCGCATGATTTTGGCGTCGTACCCGACGGCCTTGCCCTCGTTGTAGACATCCTTGATGTCGTCGTTGAGGCCCTTCTTTTCCTCCTCGAGCCGTTCGATCCGTTCGATGAGCAGGCGCAGGCGATCGTTCGCTTCTTCAGCCATGGGGGGATGCTCCGATAGCGCCGGCGCCGATGGCGATCGCGGCGACAAGGCAGATGACGGCGCCGAGCAGCAGCAGGCCGACGCCGAGGCGGAAACGGTGGTCGGTGTCCTCGTGGCGGCGCATGATCAGCGCGCGCTCCTGGAGGGCTTGGCGAAAGCTTCGGTGAACATGCGCTCCACGGCGGCGCGGATGTCTTCGGCGACACGGGCCTCGAAGCGATCCATCGAGGCGCGGCGCGAGGCCATGGTGGCGGCCTGCAGGTGCGCAAGCCAGATCTCCCGATAGGTGGTCGCCGTGAAGCCGGGCAGGACGCGCTCGACCAGGGCGGCCTGATAGCTCGTGAGCGAGGCCTGATCCTCCTCGGCCTGGTGCAGGCGCCAGGCGAGCTGGACGATCAGCGCCGGGGTGACGACGCGCGCTTCGGGCAGGGCGCAGAGGCGTTCGGCGATCTGCCGTTCGCTCCATTTCGTCGCCTCGCGGCATAGGCGCAGGTACTGGCCGGGCGTGGTCATCAGATGGGCTCCGGAAAGCGGGCAGCAGAAAGCCGCATCGGCAAGCGCGCGAGCGCGGCCGAAGCGGCGGATCGATCGAGAAAAAAGCGGGGCGGGCGGCGGCTTCGGACGGGATGAACTCAGCCGGGTGTCCGCCCGCCCCACAGGTGCGGGGCCTTGCGCGGGGTCGCGCGCTCGGCAGGGTCGCTTACGGGGGGCCGGTCGCCGATGGCCCGCCCAGGAGAACGCGGGTGCGGTGGAGGACGGCGATCGCCTCCTCGACTTCCTGCATGGCCTGCCGGCGGTCCTTGTCGGTGCGGCCGGGCTGCGCGGCGATGATCGCCGCCGCGTTGGCCTCGGCAGTTTCCTTGATCATCAGCGCCGCATGGCGCCCGAGCGCGATTTCGTCGGCAAAGGCCATGACGCCCGCGGCATCGAGCATGGCGCCATAAGTCTCATAGAGCGGGGCGCCCGTGCCGCCGGCGGCGCGGTAGGCCAGATCGAGGCGGATCGCGTCCTCGAGCGGGATGCGTTCGCGGCGGCCCGGCTGGCCCCAGGCGCGCACCAGGCTCTCGCTCCGCTCGACCGCCTGCGCCATGCCCGCCCAGCCATCGGGCAGCTGCCCGGCGATGCGGGCGAGGCCGGCATCGATGGAAAGGGGCGGGCGGTGCAGCGTCATGCGCGGTCACCCCGCGCTGCAGGGGCTGTACGCGATTGCAGCATATGCGCGGCCAGCGCGGTGATAGCGGGGCGCATGGCAGCAGAGATCAACGCGCGCGTCACGGCCGATTCCCCGCGCCCGAGGTGGCGCCGACGGCGGAGGGAGACTCCGCAGCCGGCGCCGTGCCCGGGTACGACCCGAAGGACCGTGGATGGTGCGTCGGACCGGGCGTTGAACTGGAAGGGGCGGCGTCGTCGCGCGGATAGATGTCCGGGCGCAAATCGTGCCGGGATACGCCGG
The Novosphingobium sp. EMRT-2 genome window above contains:
- a CDS encoding TetR/AcrR family transcriptional regulator, with product MAVSLTEEQVGAVRERILRTTERQIATRGIDGTSLRSIATEMGWTAASLYRYFANKGELLAAARAAAHDRFSDRIEAAYASADDPWQRSRAIGDAYVAFAFTEPAAYQLIFAYNQPDSERTDDLRRAEARSRMTMTGYVRDMVAEGLLEGDADAIAQSYWAALHGLIVLHMANKLGDAPGFERMRHEAARLITRGARPLLSRQSGG
- a CDS encoding NADPH-dependent 2,4-dienoyl-CoA reductase, with the protein product MNAPVRYPHVFSELAIGPHRLKNRIIMGSMHTGLEDVPNAAERLAAYFVDRVKGGVGMIITGGIAPHVTGGVGAKLSEPSEVPLHRHVTDAVHAADPDVKICMQILHTGPLAGTPDCVAPSPVKSRIGAHVPRELDEAGIEEMIAAFANCSKLAQEAGYDGAEIIGSAGYLISTFLVEKTNQRTDRWGGSWENRMRFPLEVVRRVRVAVGPDFLLIFRISAMDMLQGGLAWDEVVSLAKALEAEGVDVISTHFCWHESFVPTIATMVPRAAFTQVTGRLRKELSIPLITSNRINMPDVAEAVLARGDADLVSMARPMLADPDLVNKAREGREDEINTCIGCNQACLDHTFTRQLTSCLVNARACRETEIVMRPAQKCKRIAVVGAGPAGLAFSTLAAERGHDVTLYDAAGEIGGQFNLAKRIPGKEEFHETLRYFRRMIDVHGVTLKLGTRVDAAMLADGGFDEIVIATGIAPRRPDLPGIDHSKVVRYIDVIAGRAPVGRKVAIMGAGGIGFDVAELITHQGTSAALDIDVFAREWGIDFRNHPRGGVTGVEPVVARNDREVTLMQRKATTVGKGLGRTTGWTHRLTLQRRGVRMVGGVEYLHIDDAGLHTLVEGQAVLFDVDTVIVCAGQEPARGLHDDLAAAGIRSHLVGGAFEAAELDAKRAIRQATELAMEV
- a CDS encoding AlpA family transcriptional regulator, with protein sequence MTQLSDTMLRRPEVERQTGLSRSSIYRQMDEGSFPRPRRIGRKSVAWLASDIDAWKASRPIAEN
- a CDS encoding J domain-containing protein — its product is MTARFPLHWPHGRPRTPANERRRASFNQKVYNGRFHETRDITFKVALGRLDFELDQLDAHDVVLSTNVELRLDGRPRGTDRDPADPGAALWFTLNGKPIALACDRWNRVADNICAIAKHIEAMRGMERWGVGNLAMAFTGYEALPHRPDADAAQNDAWWIVLDVDRAASLDEIDRAWRAKMRTAHPDQGGNPEHAKRLNAARDAARKERTYHV
- a CDS encoding DUF5131 family protein, producing MADGTAIEWADATINAISGCLPASPGCTNCFASTAGQRRRPNHPVNGLTRPAKADDPASHHVWTGAIRLNEEWLVKPLRWSRPRRIFWNAHGDPFFERVPYEWVDRELAVAALTPHHVHMLLTKRTARMRRYFAMPGTPERILEAAKSLPAPFGRLPDRWQWPLPNVWLGVSVEDQPRADKRREDFCSVPAAVRFVSYEPALGPVDWSGWEFVDQIIGGGESGPNARPAHPAWFQATNAFCASNGIAYFHKQWGEWAPVSHMSDETIDACYWPAPERDPEARRRCKVDQCVLHRDGQRFDGEAMFRRPAFEQGAGAMTMFRIGKKRAGRLLDGVEHSAFPEPRHGL
- a CDS encoding DUF2312 domain-containing protein, with product MAEEANDRLRLLIERIERLEEEKKGLNDDIKDVYNEGKAVGYDAKIMRQIVRLRKMKPDDRREMEAVLETYKAALGLG
- a CDS encoding YdaS family helix-turn-helix protein — translated: MALEHESDSALAIAVRAVGSQSAFGRLLGKRQSVVFGWLRDARPLPAEHVLKVEQATGVSRHDLRPDIYPRDDAAPSSSTPGPTHHPRSFGSYPGTAPAAESPSAVGATSGAGNRP